One genomic segment of Pseudomonas chlororaphis subsp. aurantiaca includes these proteins:
- a CDS encoding RodZ domain-containing protein — MKAAHPEVLAATRVNPGETLRQVRESNGWSLAEVALKLNLTASSLSNLEAGAFDKLPGHTFARGYIRAYAKLLGMDQAVLVQAFDQYTGTDSQGSNVHSLGRIEEPVRVSHTILRIVSLLLLIAVIGGGFIWWQDQTSVRTKELISLNQEHVEVEGADGTTQIHPIDEPEDQAVVEGQTEGETALVLPETPAPDQVPANAAAPAPSAPAAAPAAPVVPAPVVVAPATPAPSAPAAPAPAVPVVAAPAAPADPTAPVAAPVAGAGQVQIQFTADCWTQITDGSGKVLLSGLKRKGETADVSGKPPFAVRLGYARGAQVSYNGQAVDVAPFTSGETARLKLGQ; from the coding sequence ATGAAAGCGGCGCATCCCGAAGTTCTAGCAGCGACTCGCGTCAACCCCGGTGAGACCCTGCGTCAGGTCCGCGAAAGCAATGGTTGGTCGCTGGCTGAAGTGGCCCTCAAGCTCAATCTGACCGCCAGCTCGTTGAGCAACCTGGAAGCCGGTGCTTTCGACAAGCTGCCGGGGCATACCTTCGCCCGCGGTTATATCCGTGCCTATGCCAAGTTGCTGGGGATGGACCAGGCCGTTCTGGTCCAGGCCTTCGACCAATACACGGGCACCGATTCCCAGGGCAGCAACGTGCACAGCCTGGGCCGTATCGAAGAGCCGGTACGGGTCTCCCACACCATTTTGCGCATCGTCAGCCTGTTGCTGCTGATCGCAGTGATCGGTGGCGGCTTTATCTGGTGGCAGGATCAGACCTCGGTGCGCACCAAGGAACTGATCAGTCTCAATCAGGAACACGTCGAAGTCGAAGGGGCCGACGGCACCACGCAGATTCATCCGATCGACGAGCCGGAAGATCAGGCGGTCGTGGAAGGCCAGACCGAAGGCGAAACCGCCCTGGTCCTGCCTGAAACCCCGGCTCCAGACCAGGTCCCCGCAAATGCCGCGGCCCCTGCGCCAAGCGCTCCGGCTGCCGCACCTGCTGCTCCGGTTGTTCCTGCTCCAGTGGTCGTGGCGCCGGCAACACCCGCGCCGAGCGCTCCGGCCGCGCCAGCCCCTGCAGTGCCAGTGGTCGCCGCGCCGGCTGCCCCGGCAGATCCAACTGCACCTGTCGCCGCGCCTGTAGCTGGTGCGGGTCAGGTACAGATCCAGTTCACAGCCGATTGCTGGACCCAGATCACCGATGGCAGCGGTAAAGTGCTGTTGAGTGGCCTGAAGCGCAAGGGCGAGACCGCCGATGTTTCCGGTAAGCCGCCATTTGCCGTGCGCCTGGGTTATGCCCGTGGCGCGCAGGTCAGCTACAACGGACAAGCGGTCGATGTGGCTCCGTTCACCAGTGGC
- the pilW gene encoding type IV pilus biogenesis/stability protein PilW, which yields MTLRVALLLLFVSLSAGCVLSGDFNPLKTSKGRDEAREAYVQLGLGYLQQGMTERAKVPLKKALELDESDADANAALALVFQAEMEPELADQHYRKALAARPSDARILNNYGSFLFEEKRYKDAYQRFEQAAADTLYPERSRVFENLGMTAAMLGERDLARQHLEKALRLNRQQPRALLEMAELSFEDRHYVPARDYYDRFSLLSEQNARSLLLGVRLATVFEDRDKAASYGLQLKRLYPGTPEYQQYLSEQ from the coding sequence ATGACCTTGCGCGTCGCGCTGCTTCTGCTTTTTGTCAGCCTGTCGGCTGGCTGTGTTCTTTCGGGGGATTTCAACCCGCTGAAGACAAGCAAGGGGCGGGACGAGGCGCGCGAGGCCTATGTCCAGCTGGGCCTGGGTTATCTGCAGCAAGGCATGACCGAGCGGGCGAAAGTACCGCTGAAAAAGGCCCTGGAGCTGGACGAGTCCGACGCTGATGCCAATGCCGCCCTGGCGCTGGTGTTCCAGGCCGAAATGGAACCCGAGCTGGCTGATCAGCATTACCGCAAGGCCCTGGCTGCGCGTCCCTCCGATGCCCGTATCCTGAACAACTACGGCAGTTTTCTCTTTGAAGAAAAACGTTACAAAGATGCTTATCAGCGCTTTGAACAGGCGGCTGCTGATACCCTGTACCCCGAGCGATCCCGAGTGTTCGAGAACCTTGGCATGACCGCCGCGATGCTGGGTGAGCGTGACCTGGCCCGGCAACACCTGGAAAAAGCCCTGCGCCTGAACCGCCAGCAGCCTCGCGCATTGCTGGAAATGGCTGAGTTGTCCTTCGAAGACAGGCATTATGTGCCCGCACGCGACTATTACGATCGTTTTAGCCTGCTGAGCGAGCAAAATGCACGTAGTCTATTGCTCGGCGTTCGGCTGGCAACGGTGTTTGAAGATCGCGACAAGGCCGCCAGTTACGGCCTGCAATTAAAACGACTCTATCCCGGTACGCCGGAATATCAGCAATACCTGTCGGAGCAATGA
- the rlmN gene encoding 23S rRNA (adenine(2503)-C(2))-methyltransferase RlmN: protein MTTSTGKTNLLGLTQPEMEKFFDSIGEKRFRAGQVMKWIHHFGVDDFDAMTNVGKALREKLKAVAEIRGPEVVSEDISSDGTRKWVVRVASGSCVETVYIPQGKRGTLCVSSQAGCALDCSFCSTGKQGFNSNLTAAEVIGQVWIANKSFGSVPATVDRAITNVVMMGMGEPLLNFDNVVSAMHLMMDDLGYGISKRRVTLSTSGVVPMIDELAKHIDVSLALSLHAPNDALRNQLVPINKKYPLKMLLESCQRYMSSLGEKRVLTIEYTLLKDVNDKVEHAVEMIALLKDIPCKINLIPFNPFPHSGYERPSNNAIRRFQDQLHHAGFNVTVRTTRGEDIDAACGQLVGQVLDRTRRSERYIAVRELSADADMPQSAANRT, encoded by the coding sequence ATGACTACATCGACTGGCAAAACTAACCTGTTGGGTCTGACTCAACCGGAAATGGAAAAATTCTTCGACTCAATCGGGGAGAAGCGTTTCCGTGCCGGTCAGGTAATGAAATGGATTCACCACTTTGGCGTCGATGATTTCGACGCCATGACGAACGTCGGCAAGGCCTTGCGCGAAAAGCTCAAGGCCGTTGCCGAAATTCGTGGTCCGGAAGTGGTCAGCGAGGACATCTCCAGCGACGGCACCCGCAAGTGGGTGGTGCGCGTGGCGTCCGGCAGCTGCGTCGAGACCGTTTACATTCCCCAGGGCAAACGCGGCACCTTGTGCGTTTCGTCCCAGGCAGGCTGTGCCCTGGACTGCAGTTTCTGCTCCACCGGCAAGCAAGGCTTCAATAGCAACCTCACCGCCGCCGAAGTCATCGGCCAGGTGTGGATTGCCAACAAATCCTTTGGCAGCGTCCCGGCGACCGTCGACCGTGCCATCACCAACGTGGTGATGATGGGCATGGGTGAGCCGCTGCTGAACTTCGACAACGTCGTCTCGGCCATGCACCTGATGATGGACGACCTGGGCTACGGCATCTCCAAGCGCCGCGTGACCCTGTCGACCTCCGGCGTGGTACCGATGATCGATGAGCTGGCCAAGCACATCGACGTCTCCCTGGCGTTGTCCCTGCACGCACCGAACGATGCGCTGCGCAACCAGCTGGTACCGATCAACAAGAAGTACCCGCTGAAGATGCTGCTCGAATCCTGCCAGCGCTACATGTCGTCGCTGGGCGAGAAACGTGTGCTGACGATTGAGTACACGCTGCTCAAGGACGTCAATGATAAGGTTGAACACGCTGTCGAGATGATCGCGTTGCTCAAGGACATTCCTTGCAAGATCAACCTGATCCCGTTCAACCCGTTCCCGCATTCCGGTTACGAGCGGCCGAGCAACAACGCCATTCGCCGGTTCCAGGATCAACTGCATCACGCAGGCTTCAACGTCACCGTGCGTACCACGCGCGGCGAAGACATCGATGCGGCCTGTGGACAACTGGTCGGGCAGGTGCTGGATCGCACCCGTCGTAGCGAACGTTATATCGCCGTGCGCGAGTTGAGCGCCGACGCCGATATGCCGCAAAGCGCTGCGAATCGTACCTGA
- the ndk gene encoding nucleoside-diphosphate kinase has protein sequence MAVQRTFSIIKPDAVAKNVIGEIVTRFEKAGLRVVASKMKQLSKAEAEGFYAEHSARGFFGELVAFMTSGPVVVQVLEGENAIALNRELMGATNPKEAAAGTIRADFAESIDANAVHGSDSEAAAAREIAYFFASTEVTTR, from the coding sequence ATGGCTGTTCAACGTACTTTCTCCATCATCAAGCCTGACGCTGTTGCAAAAAACGTCATCGGCGAGATCGTTACCCGTTTCGAAAAAGCTGGCCTGCGCGTTGTAGCTTCGAAAATGAAGCAACTGTCGAAAGCCGAAGCTGAAGGCTTCTACGCTGAGCACAGCGCTCGTGGCTTCTTCGGCGAGCTGGTTGCTTTCATGACTTCCGGTCCGGTTGTCGTTCAGGTTCTGGAAGGCGAAAACGCTATCGCTCTGAACCGTGAGCTGATGGGCGCTACCAACCCTAAAGAAGCTGCTGCCGGCACCATCCGTGCTGACTTCGCTGAATCCATCGACGCCAACGCCGTTCACGGTTCGGACTCCGAAGCCGCTGCTGCACGCGAAATCGCTTACTTCTTCGCTTCCACCGAAGTGACCACTCGCTAA
- the iscX gene encoding Fe-S cluster assembly protein IscX: MSLKWVDVLEIAIQLAESKPDVDPRYVNFVDLHQWVLALPEFSDDPARGGEKVLEAIQAAWIEEAD, encoded by the coding sequence ATGAGTCTGAAATGGGTTGATGTGCTGGAAATCGCGATCCAGCTGGCTGAGTCCAAGCCGGATGTGGATCCGCGGTACGTAAACTTTGTCGATCTGCACCAATGGGTTCTGGCGCTGCCGGAATTCAGCGACGATCCGGCTCGCGGTGGCGAGAAGGTTCTTGAAGCAATTCAGGCCGCCTGGATCGAAGAAGCAGACTGA
- the fdx gene encoding ISC system 2Fe-2S type ferredoxin, producing the protein MPQIIFLPHAVFCPDGLVVEAAPGTSILEVAHDNHIEIESACGGVCACTTCHCIIREGFDSLNEADELEEDLLDKAWGLEAQSRLSCQAIVGEEDLTVEIPKYSLNHAAEAPH; encoded by the coding sequence ATGCCGCAGATCATTTTTCTGCCACACGCCGTGTTTTGCCCGGATGGCCTGGTTGTAGAGGCTGCACCGGGTACCTCGATTCTCGAAGTGGCGCATGACAACCACATCGAGATCGAGAGCGCCTGCGGCGGCGTCTGCGCCTGCACTACCTGCCACTGCATCATTCGCGAGGGTTTCGACTCGCTGAACGAGGCCGACGAGCTGGAAGAGGACCTGCTGGACAAGGCCTGGGGGCTGGAGGCGCAATCGCGTCTATCTTGTCAGGCGATAGTCGGCGAGGAAGACCTGACCGTCGAAATTCCGAAATACTCGCTCAACCATGCGGCCGAAGCGCCGCACTGA
- the hscA gene encoding Fe-S protein assembly chaperone HscA: MALLQIAEPGQSPQPHQRRLAVGIDLGTTNSLVAALRSGLSEPLADASGQVILPSAVRYHADHVEVGESARLAASADPLNTVLSVKRLMGRGLSDVKQLGEQLPYRFVDGESHMPFIDTIQGPKSPVEVSADILKVLRQRAESTLGGELVGAVITVPAYFDDAQRQATKDAAKLAGLNVLRLLNEPTAAAVAYGLDQHAEGVVAIYDLGGGTFDISILRLTGGVFEVLATGGDSALGGDDFDHAIAGWIIESAGLSADLDPGKQRNLLQIACAAKEALTNAASVEVTYGAWSAPLTREAFDALIEPMVARSLKACRRAVRDSNVELEDVQAVVMVGGSTRVPRVREAVAEMFGRQPLTEIDPDQVVAIGAAIQADTLAGNKRDGGELLLLDVIPLSLGLETMGGLMEKVIPRNTTIPVARAQDFTTYKDGQSAMMIHVLQGERELISDCRSLARFELRGIPAMVAGAAKIRVTFQVDADGLLSVSARELGSGVEASIQVKPSYGLTDGEIARMLKDSFQYASDDKVARVLREQQVDAQRLIEAVQGALEADGERLLDAEERMVIELQMQELSELMRGTDGYAIEQQTKRLSQVTDAFAARRLDSTVKAALAGRNLNEIEE, encoded by the coding sequence ATGGCCCTACTGCAGATCGCCGAACCCGGCCAAAGTCCTCAACCGCACCAGCGTCGCCTGGCTGTGGGGATCGACTTGGGTACTACCAATTCGCTGGTCGCTGCCTTGCGCAGTGGTCTTTCCGAACCGCTGGCCGACGCCAGCGGGCAGGTCATCCTGCCGTCTGCCGTGCGTTATCACGCCGACCACGTCGAGGTGGGCGAGTCCGCCAGGCTGGCGGCGTCTGCCGATCCCCTGAACACTGTGCTGTCGGTCAAGCGCTTGATGGGTCGTGGTCTGTCCGACGTCAAGCAATTGGGCGAGCAACTGCCGTACCGCTTCGTCGATGGCGAGTCGCACATGCCGTTCATCGACACCATCCAGGGCCCGAAAAGCCCGGTGGAAGTCTCCGCCGACATCCTCAAGGTCTTGCGCCAGCGCGCCGAGTCGACCCTGGGCGGTGAGCTGGTGGGAGCGGTGATCACCGTTCCGGCCTATTTCGACGATGCGCAGCGTCAAGCGACCAAGGATGCGGCCAAACTGGCCGGCCTCAACGTGTTGCGTCTGCTCAACGAGCCGACCGCGGCGGCCGTGGCCTATGGTCTGGACCAGCATGCCGAAGGTGTGGTGGCCATTTATGACCTGGGTGGCGGGACCTTCGATATTTCCATTCTGCGCCTGACCGGCGGCGTCTTCGAAGTGTTGGCCACTGGTGGCGACAGCGCCCTGGGCGGCGACGATTTCGATCATGCGATCGCTGGCTGGATCATCGAGAGCGCCGGCCTGTCCGCCGATCTCGATCCGGGCAAGCAGCGCAACCTGTTGCAAATCGCCTGTGCCGCCAAGGAAGCGCTCACCAATGCTGCATCGGTCGAGGTGACCTATGGCGCCTGGTCGGCGCCGCTGACCCGCGAAGCCTTCGATGCCCTGATCGAGCCGATGGTGGCGCGCAGCCTCAAGGCTTGCCGTCGCGCCGTGCGTGATTCCAATGTCGAGCTGGAAGATGTCCAGGCGGTGGTCATGGTCGGCGGTTCGACCCGCGTTCCGCGGGTTCGCGAAGCCGTCGCCGAAATGTTCGGTCGCCAGCCGCTGACCGAGATCGACCCGGACCAGGTAGTGGCCATTGGTGCTGCGATCCAGGCCGATACCCTGGCCGGCAACAAGCGTGATGGTGGCGAACTGCTGCTGCTTGATGTGATTCCGCTGTCCCTGGGGCTGGAAACCATGGGCGGGCTGATGGAGAAGGTGATTCCACGCAACACCACCATTCCGGTCGCTCGTGCCCAGGACTTCACCACTTATAAAGATGGCCAGTCGGCCATGATGATTCATGTGTTGCAGGGCGAGCGCGAGCTGATCAGCGACTGCCGCTCCCTGGCGCGTTTCGAGCTGCGCGGCATTCCGGCCATGGTCGCCGGCGCGGCGAAGATCCGCGTGACCTTCCAGGTCGATGCCGACGGTCTGCTGAGCGTGTCCGCTCGCGAGCTGGGCTCGGGCGTCGAAGCCAGCATCCAGGTCAAGCCATCCTACGGCCTGACCGACGGCGAAATCGCCAGGATGCTCAAGGATTCCTTCCAGTACGCCAGCGACGACAAGGTCGCCCGCGTGCTGCGTGAGCAGCAGGTCGATGCCCAGCGCCTGATCGAGGCGGTGCAGGGCGCTCTGGAAGCAGACGGCGAGCGCCTGCTGGATGCCGAAGAGCGCATGGTCATCGAGCTGCAAATGCAGGAATTGAGTGAATTGATGCGTGGCACCGATGGTTACGCCATCGAGCAGCAGACCAAGCGTCTGTCGCAAGTGACCGATGCTTTTGCTGCCCGCCGCCTGGACTCGACGGTGAAAGCCGCTCTGGCGGGGCGCAATCTGAATGAAATCGAGGAATAA
- the hscB gene encoding co-chaperone HscB — MGTPCHFALFELQPSFRLDLEQLAARYRELARAVHPDRFADASEREQRLALEQSASLNEAYQTLKSPPKRARYLLAMGGHELPLEVTVHDPEFLLQQMQWREELEDLQDEADLAGIAAFKRRLKAAQDELNESFAACWDDAAQREQAERLMRRMQFLDKLTYEVRQLEERLDD, encoded by the coding sequence GTGGGTACTCCTTGTCATTTCGCTTTATTTGAGCTGCAACCGAGCTTCCGCCTGGATCTCGAGCAGCTGGCCGCGCGCTACCGTGAGTTGGCGCGTGCCGTTCATCCGGACCGCTTCGCTGACGCTTCCGAGCGTGAGCAGCGGCTGGCGCTGGAGCAATCCGCCAGCCTCAACGAGGCCTACCAGACCCTCAAGAGTCCTCCCAAGCGCGCGCGATACCTGCTCGCCATGGGCGGCCATGAGTTGCCGTTGGAGGTCACGGTGCACGATCCGGAGTTCCTTCTGCAGCAGATGCAGTGGCGCGAAGAGCTCGAGGATCTGCAGGACGAGGCCGACCTGGCTGGTATTGCAGCCTTCAAGCGCCGCCTGAAAGCGGCCCAGGATGAATTGAACGAAAGCTTCGCAGCCTGTTGGGATGATGCCGCGCAACGCGAACAGGCTGAACGCCTGATGCGGCGCATGCAGTTCCTCGACAAGCTCACCTACGAAGTGCGCCAGTTAGAAGAGCGCCTCGACGATTAA
- the iscA gene encoding iron-sulfur cluster assembly protein IscA — protein MAISMTEAAAQHVRRSLNGRGKGDGIRLGVRTTGCSGLAYVLEFVDEIGEDDQVFESHGEKVIIDPKSLTYLDGTELDFVKEGLNEGFKFNNPNVRGECGCGESFNI, from the coding sequence ATGGCTATCAGCATGACAGAAGCGGCTGCTCAACACGTGCGACGCTCCCTCAACGGGCGCGGCAAAGGTGATGGGATTCGTCTGGGTGTTCGCACCACGGGCTGTTCCGGCCTTGCCTATGTCCTGGAGTTCGTCGACGAGATCGGTGAAGACGATCAGGTGTTCGAGAGTCATGGCGAGAAAGTGATCATTGATCCGAAAAGCCTGACCTACCTGGATGGCACCGAACTGGACTTCGTCAAGGAAGGGTTGAACGAAGGCTTCAAGTTCAACAACCCCAACGTGCGCGGTGAGTGTGGCTGCGGCGAAAGCTTCAACATCTGA
- the iscU gene encoding Fe-S cluster assembly scaffold IscU, protein MAYSEKVIDHYENPRNVGKMNAEDPDVGTGMVGAPACGDVMRLQIKVNEQGIIEDAKFKTYGCGSAIASSSLATEWMKGKTLDEAETIKNTQLAEELALPPVKIHCSVLAEDAIKAAVRDYKQKKGLI, encoded by the coding sequence ATGGCTTACAGCGAAAAGGTCATCGACCACTACGAGAACCCGCGCAACGTCGGCAAGATGAACGCGGAAGATCCTGATGTCGGCACCGGAATGGTCGGCGCTCCGGCGTGCGGCGACGTGATGCGCCTGCAGATCAAGGTCAACGAGCAGGGCATCATCGAAGACGCCAAGTTCAAGACCTATGGTTGCGGTTCGGCTATCGCCTCCAGCTCCCTGGCTACCGAGTGGATGAAGGGCAAGACTCTGGATGAAGCAGAGACCATCAAGAACACTCAGCTGGCTGAAGAGCTGGCCCTGCCGCCAGTGAAAATCCACTGCTCGGTACTCGCCGAAGACGCCATCAAGGCCGCCGTTCGCGACTACAAGCAGAAGAAAGGCCTGATCTGA
- a CDS encoding IscS subfamily cysteine desulfurase, with protein MKLPIYLDYSATTPVDPRVAQKMSECLLVDGNFGNPASRSHVFGWKAEESVENARRQVADLVNADPREIVWTSGATESDNLAIKGVAHFYHTKGKHLVTSKIEHKAVLDTMRQLEREGFEVTYIEPGEDGLITPAMVEAALRDDTILVSIMHVNNEIGTINDIAAIGELTRSKGILFHVDAAQSTGKVDIDLQALKVDLMSFSAHKTYGPKGIGALYVSRKPRVRLEATMHGGGHERGMRSGTLATHQIVGMGEAFRVAKEDMAAENLRIKALSDRFYKQVEHLEELYINGSMTARVPHNLNLSFNYVEGESLIMALKDLAVSSGSACTSASLEPSYVLRALGRNDELAHSSIRFTFGRFTTEEEIDYAAQKVCEAVTKLRALSPLWDMYKDGVDISKIEWAAH; from the coding sequence ATGAAATTGCCGATTTACCTTGATTACTCAGCGACCACCCCGGTTGATCCGCGTGTCGCGCAAAAGATGAGTGAATGCCTGCTGGTCGACGGAAACTTCGGTAACCCGGCGTCCCGCTCCCACGTGTTCGGCTGGAAAGCCGAAGAGTCGGTGGAAAATGCCCGTCGCCAAGTGGCTGACCTGGTCAACGCCGACCCGCGTGAAATCGTCTGGACCTCCGGTGCCACCGAGTCCGACAACCTGGCAATCAAGGGTGTCGCGCATTTCTACCACACCAAGGGCAAGCACCTGGTCACCTCGAAGATCGAGCACAAGGCTGTCCTGGACACCATGCGCCAGCTCGAGCGTGAAGGCTTCGAAGTCACCTACATCGAGCCAGGCGAAGACGGCCTGATCACGCCGGCCATGGTCGAAGCCGCCCTGCGCGACGACACCATCCTGGTGTCGATCATGCATGTGAACAACGAAATCGGCACCATCAACGACATCGCCGCCATTGGCGAACTGACTCGTTCCAAAGGCATTCTGTTCCACGTCGACGCGGCTCAGTCCACCGGCAAGGTCGACATCGACCTGCAGGCGCTGAAAGTCGACCTGATGTCCTTCTCTGCCCACAAGACCTACGGTCCTAAAGGCATCGGCGCGCTGTACGTCAGCCGCAAGCCGCGGGTTCGCCTCGAAGCGACCATGCACGGCGGCGGTCACGAGCGCGGCATGCGTTCCGGCACCCTGGCCACCCACCAGATCGTTGGCATGGGCGAAGCCTTCCGCGTAGCCAAGGAAGACATGGCTGCCGAAAACCTGCGTATCAAGGCGTTGAGCGACCGCTTCTACAAGCAGGTCGAGCACCTGGAAGAGCTGTACATCAACGGCAGCATGACTGCTCGTGTACCGCACAACCTGAACCTGAGCTTCAACTACGTCGAAGGCGAGTCGCTGATCATGGCGCTCAAGGATCTGGCGGTTTCCTCCGGCTCGGCCTGCACCTCGGCTTCGCTGGAGCCTTCGTATGTGCTGCGAGCCCTGGGCCGCAACGACGAACTGGCACACAGCTCGATCCGCTTCACCTTCGGCCGCTTCACCACCGAAGAAGAAATCGATTATGCCGCGCAGAAAGTCTGCGAGGCCGTGACCAAGCTGCGCGCTCTGTCGCCGCTGTGGGACATGTATAAAGACGGCGTCGATATCTCGAAGATCGAGTGGGCGGCACACTAA
- the iscR gene encoding Fe-S cluster assembly transcriptional regulator IscR produces MRLTTKGRYAVTAMLDLALHAQHGPVSLADISERQGISLSYLEQLFAKLRRSNLVSSVRGPGGGYQLSRDMQGIQVAQVIDAVNESVDATKCQGQGDCHSGDTCLTHHLWCDLSLQIHEFLSGISLADLVTRREVQEVAQRQDQRRCNGKAQHLDKIEASAVE; encoded by the coding sequence ATGCGACTGACTACAAAAGGCCGATACGCGGTAACAGCCATGCTTGACCTGGCGTTGCACGCGCAACATGGGCCGGTGTCCCTGGCCGATATCTCTGAGCGCCAAGGCATCTCCCTGTCCTATCTCGAACAGCTCTTCGCCAAGTTGCGCCGTAGCAATCTGGTGTCCAGCGTGCGTGGTCCGGGCGGTGGCTACCAGCTGTCGCGTGACATGCAAGGCATTCAAGTGGCCCAGGTGATCGATGCGGTGAACGAGTCGGTCGATGCAACCAAATGCCAGGGCCAGGGCGATTGCCATTCCGGCGACACCTGTCTGACCCACCACCTGTGGTGCGATCTGAGCCTGCAGATTCACGAATTTCTGAGCGGTATCAGCTTGGCTGACCTTGTGACTCGCCGTGAGGTGCAAGAAGTAGCCCAGCGTCAGGATCAGCGCCGCTGTAATGGCAAGGCGCAGCACCTGGACAAGATTGAAGCGTCCGCCGTCGAATGA
- the cysE gene encoding serine O-acetyltransferase: MFERLREDIQSVFHRDPAARNAFEVLTCYPGMHAIWIHRLSGALWGMGWKWLARLVSNFGRWLTGIEIHPGAKVGRRFFIDHGMGIVIGETAEIGDDVTLYQGVTLGGTSWNKGKRHPTLEDGVVVGAGAKVLGPFTVGAGAKVGSNAVVTKAVPAGATVVGIPGRIIVKSDDEQEAKRKAMAEKLGFDAYGVSEDMPDPVARAIGQLLDHLQAVDGRLEDMCGALKDLGSNYCAKDLPALRDEDFAGVKDKGDSQVG; encoded by the coding sequence ATGTTTGAGCGTTTGCGTGAAGATATCCAGAGTGTTTTCCATCGTGACCCGGCGGCGCGTAATGCGTTCGAGGTTCTGACCTGCTACCCGGGCATGCACGCCATCTGGATTCATCGCCTGTCCGGCGCCTTGTGGGGCATGGGCTGGAAGTGGCTGGCGCGCCTGGTGTCGAACTTCGGGCGTTGGTTGACCGGGATCGAGATTCACCCGGGGGCCAAGGTCGGTCGCCGTTTCTTTATCGACCACGGCATGGGCATCGTCATTGGCGAAACCGCCGAGATCGGTGACGACGTCACCCTCTATCAGGGCGTGACCCTGGGCGGTACCAGCTGGAACAAGGGCAAGCGTCACCCGACCCTGGAAGATGGTGTGGTGGTGGGGGCGGGCGCCAAGGTGCTGGGTCCGTTCACCGTGGGGGCGGGCGCCAAGGTCGGTTCCAATGCGGTGGTGACCAAGGCGGTGCCGGCGGGCGCTACTGTGGTGGGCATTCCCGGGCGCATCATCGTGAAGTCCGATGACGAGCAGGAGGCCAAGCGCAAGGCCATGGCCGAGAAGCTCGGTTTCGACGCCTACGGGGTCAGCGAGGACATGCCGGACCCGGTGGCGCGAGCCATTGGCCAGTTGCTCGATCACCTGCAGGCTGTCGATGGGCGCCTGGAGGATATGTGCGGGGCCTTGAAGGATCTGGGTAGCAACTACTGCGCCAAGGATCTGCCGGCGCTGCGCGATGAGGACTTCGCAGGCGTCAAGGATAAGGGCGACAGTCAGGTCGGCTGA
- the trmJ gene encoding tRNA (cytosine(32)/uridine(32)-2'-O)-methyltransferase TrmJ, producing MLQNIRVVLVNTSHPGNIGGAARAMKNMGLSRLVLVEPRIFPSHEADARASGATDILENAQVVATLEDALAGCTLVFGTSARDRRIPWPLLDPRESGVKVVQEAGRGAEIALVFGREDSGLTNDELQRCHFHVHIPSDPEFSSLNLATAVQVLAYEVRMSWLVAEGQPSKVEKDEVASPRSDELATMDELERFYEHLEQTLVAIDFLDPEKPRHLMARLRRLYGRSSVSRAEMNILRGILTETQKAARGELLKRKNDDV from the coding sequence TTGCTGCAGAACATTCGTGTCGTCCTGGTCAATACCAGTCATCCCGGGAACATCGGTGGGGCTGCGCGTGCCATGAAGAACATGGGGCTGTCGCGGCTGGTACTGGTCGAGCCGCGGATTTTCCCGTCCCATGAGGCCGATGCGCGCGCATCCGGCGCTACCGACATTCTTGAAAACGCTCAGGTCGTCGCCACCCTGGAGGATGCCCTGGCTGGCTGCACCCTGGTGTTTGGCACCAGTGCTCGTGATCGGCGTATTCCCTGGCCATTGCTCGATCCCCGTGAGTCCGGGGTCAAGGTGGTGCAAGAGGCGGGGCGGGGCGCCGAAATTGCCTTGGTATTCGGTCGTGAAGATTCCGGCCTGACCAATGACGAGCTGCAGCGATGTCATTTTCACGTGCATATCCCTTCGGACCCGGAGTTCAGCTCGCTGAACCTGGCGACGGCGGTGCAGGTGCTGGCCTATGAAGTGCGTATGTCCTGGTTGGTGGCCGAGGGACAGCCGAGCAAGGTCGAGAAGGATGAAGTGGCGTCGCCGCGCAGCGATGAGCTGGCGACCATGGACGAGCTGGAGCGGTTCTACGAGCATCTGGAGCAGACACTGGTGGCCATCGACTTCCTCGATCCGGAAAAACCACGGCACTTGATGGCGCGCCTGCGCCGGTTGTACGGACGCAGCTCGGTGAGCCGGGCGGAAATGAATATTTTGCGTGGCATCCTCACGGAAACCCAGAAAGCGGCCCGTGGCGAGCTCCTTAAGCGGAAGAATGATGATGTTTGA